A region from the Pungitius pungitius chromosome 16, fPunPun2.1, whole genome shotgun sequence genome encodes:
- the LOC119215724 gene encoding prolyl 4-hydroxylase subunit alpha-2 isoform X3 encodes MRTFLFFVLWTLLCCSTARAEIFTSISQMTDLIYTEKELVQSLRDYIRAEEDKLAAVKSWAHRLDDLTRVSTSDPEGYLAHPVNAYKLMKRLNTQWSELETLVLQNPSDAFVSNMSVHRQYFPGDEDETGAAKALMRLQDTYRLDSEAFSRGKLPGVQYNALLSVDDCFDMGKTAYNDEDYYHAVLWMQQALKQLDGGEESVVTKADILDYLSYSVYQMGDLARAIELTRRLVAIAPTHQRAGGNLRYFEHLLLKQLNEQNQDYPPAPEEPIQLGTYSRPKDHLPERETYEALCRGEGLQMNDARRSRLFCRYHDGRRNPRLLLKPMKEEDEWDSPHIVRYLEMLSHQEVEKIKELAKPKLARATVRDPKTGVLTTANYRVSKSAWLEEDDDPVIARVNQRIEDITGLELDTAELLQVANYGVGGQYEPHYDFSRRPFDSNLKRDGNRLATFLNYMSDIEAGGATVFPDFGAAIRPKKGTAVFWFNLFRSGEGDYRTRHAACPVLVGSKWVSNKWIHERGQEFRRPCGLTEVD; translated from the exons ATGAGGACGTTCCTGTTCTTCGTCCTTTGGACGCTGCTCTGCTGCTCGACTGCTCGGGCAGAAATCTTCACCTCCATCA GCCAGATGACCGACCTGATCTACACGGAGAAAGAGCTGGTCCAGTCTCTGAGGGATTACATCAGAGCAGAGGAGGACAAGCTGGCCGCTGTCAAAAG CTGGGCCCACAGACTGGACGATCTGACCCGGGTGTCCACCTCCGACCCGGAGGGCTACCTGGCTCACCCGGTGAACGCCTACAAGCTGATGAAGAGGCTCAACACGCAGTGGTCCGAGCTGGAGACCCTGGTGCTGCAGAACCCCTCTGACG CGTTCGTCTCCAACATGTCGGTGCACAGACAGTACTTCCCGGGTGACGAGGACGAGACGGGTGCAGCCAAGGCGCTGATGCGCCTGCAGGACACGTACCGACTGGATTCCGAGGCCTTCTCCAGAGGAAAGCTGCCAG gtgTGCAGTACAATGCCCTGCTGTCGGTGGACGACTGCTTCGACATGGGGAAGACGGCGTACAACGACGAGGACTACTACCACGCCGTGCTGTGGATGCAGCAGGCCCTGAAGCAGCTGGACGGCGGGGAGGAGTCTGTGGTCACCAAGGCGGACATTTTGGATTACCTCAGCTACTCCGTCTACCAGATGGGAGACCTGGCCCGAGCCATCGAGCTGACGCGGCGGCTGGTGGCCATCG cccCCACCCACCAGAGGGCCGGAGGGAATCTGCGGTACTTTGAGCACCTGCTGCTGAAGCAGCTCAACGAGCAAAACCAGGACTACCCGCCGGCCCCCGAGGAGCCCATCCAGCTGGGGACCTACAGCAGACCCAAAGACCACCTCCCGGAGAGGGAGACCTACGAGGCGctctgcaggggggaggggctccAGATG AACGACGCCAGGCGCAGCCGCCTCTTCTGCCGCTACCACGACGGGCGGAGGAACCCCCGCCTGCTGCTGAAGCccatgaaggaggaggacgagtggGACAGCCCCCACATCGTACGCTACCTGGAGATGCTGTCCCACCAGGAGGTGGAGAAGATCAAGGAGCTGGCTAAACCCAAG CTGGCCAGAGCTACAGTCAGAGACCCCAAAACCGGCGTCCTGACCACCGCCAACTACAGAGTATCAAAAAG CGCGTGGTTGGAAGAAGACGACGACCCGGTCATCGCTCGAGTCAACCAGAGAATAGAAGACATCACAGGCTTGGAATTAGACACTGCAGAGTTACTACAG GTGGCTAATTATGGAGTTGGAGGACAGTACGAGCCACATTACGACTTCTCCAGG CGTCCTTTTGACAGCAATCTCAAGCGTGACGGAAATAGACTCGCAACCTTCCTGAACTAC ATGAGTGACATTGAGGCCGGAGGAGCCACCGTGTTCCCCGACTTCGGAGCAGCAATCCGCCCGAAAAag GGGACGGCCGTGTTCTGGTTCAACCTGTTCAGGAGCGGCGAGGGAGACTACCGGACCCGACACGCCGCCTGCCCCGTCTTAGTGGGGAGCAAATGGG TGTCAAACAAGTGGATTCACGAGCGTGGGCAGGAGTTCAGGAGGCCCTGTGGCTTAACAGAAGTGGACTGA
- the LOC119215724 gene encoding prolyl 4-hydroxylase subunit alpha-2 isoform X2, translating to MRTFLFFVLWTLLCCSTARAEIFTSISQMTDLIYTEKELVQSLRDYIRAEEDKLAAVKSWAHRLDDLTRVSTSDPEGYLAHPVNAYKLMKRLNTQWSELETLVLQNPSDAFVSNMSVHRQYFPGDEDETGAAKALMRLQDTYRLDSEAFSRGKLPGVQYNALLSVDDCFDMGKTAYNDEDYYHAVLWMQQALKQLDGGEESVVTKADILDYLSYSVYQMGDLARAIELTRRLVAIAPTHQRAGGNLRYFEHLLLKQLNEQNQDYPPAPEEPIQLGTYSRPKDHLPERETYEALCRGEGLQMNDARRSRLFCRYHDGRRNPRLLLKPMKEEDEWDSPHIVRYLEMLSHQEVEKIKELAKPKLARATVRDPKTGVLTTANYRVSKSAWLEEDDDPVIARVNQRIEDITGLELDTAELLQVANYGVGGQYEPHYDFSRKDEPDAFKRLGTGNRVATFLNYMSDIEAGGATVFPDFGAAIRPKKGTAVFWFNLFRSGEGDYRTRHAACPVLVGSKWVSNKWIHERGQEFRRPCGLTEVD from the exons ATGAGGACGTTCCTGTTCTTCGTCCTTTGGACGCTGCTCTGCTGCTCGACTGCTCGGGCAGAAATCTTCACCTCCATCA GCCAGATGACCGACCTGATCTACACGGAGAAAGAGCTGGTCCAGTCTCTGAGGGATTACATCAGAGCAGAGGAGGACAAGCTGGCCGCTGTCAAAAG CTGGGCCCACAGACTGGACGATCTGACCCGGGTGTCCACCTCCGACCCGGAGGGCTACCTGGCTCACCCGGTGAACGCCTACAAGCTGATGAAGAGGCTCAACACGCAGTGGTCCGAGCTGGAGACCCTGGTGCTGCAGAACCCCTCTGACG CGTTCGTCTCCAACATGTCGGTGCACAGACAGTACTTCCCGGGTGACGAGGACGAGACGGGTGCAGCCAAGGCGCTGATGCGCCTGCAGGACACGTACCGACTGGATTCCGAGGCCTTCTCCAGAGGAAAGCTGCCAG gtgTGCAGTACAATGCCCTGCTGTCGGTGGACGACTGCTTCGACATGGGGAAGACGGCGTACAACGACGAGGACTACTACCACGCCGTGCTGTGGATGCAGCAGGCCCTGAAGCAGCTGGACGGCGGGGAGGAGTCTGTGGTCACCAAGGCGGACATTTTGGATTACCTCAGCTACTCCGTCTACCAGATGGGAGACCTGGCCCGAGCCATCGAGCTGACGCGGCGGCTGGTGGCCATCG cccCCACCCACCAGAGGGCCGGAGGGAATCTGCGGTACTTTGAGCACCTGCTGCTGAAGCAGCTCAACGAGCAAAACCAGGACTACCCGCCGGCCCCCGAGGAGCCCATCCAGCTGGGGACCTACAGCAGACCCAAAGACCACCTCCCGGAGAGGGAGACCTACGAGGCGctctgcaggggggaggggctccAGATG AACGACGCCAGGCGCAGCCGCCTCTTCTGCCGCTACCACGACGGGCGGAGGAACCCCCGCCTGCTGCTGAAGCccatgaaggaggaggacgagtggGACAGCCCCCACATCGTACGCTACCTGGAGATGCTGTCCCACCAGGAGGTGGAGAAGATCAAGGAGCTGGCTAAACCCAAG CTGGCCAGAGCTACAGTCAGAGACCCCAAAACCGGCGTCCTGACCACCGCCAACTACAGAGTATCAAAAAG CGCGTGGTTGGAAGAAGACGACGACCCGGTCATCGCTCGAGTCAACCAGAGAATAGAAGACATCACAGGCTTGGAATTAGACACTGCAGAGTTACTACAG GTGGCTAATTATGGAGTTGGAGGACAGTACGAGCCACATTACGACTTCTCCAGG AAAGATGAGCCCGATGCTTTCAAAAGATTAGGCACTGGAAATCGCGTGGCGACTTTTTTAAACTAC ATGAGTGACATTGAGGCCGGAGGAGCCACCGTGTTCCCCGACTTCGGAGCAGCAATCCGCCCGAAAAag GGGACGGCCGTGTTCTGGTTCAACCTGTTCAGGAGCGGCGAGGGAGACTACCGGACCCGACACGCCGCCTGCCCCGTCTTAGTGGGGAGCAAATGGG TGTCAAACAAGTGGATTCACGAGCGTGGGCAGGAGTTCAGGAGGCCCTGTGGCTTAACAGAAGTGGACTGA
- the LOC119215724 gene encoding prolyl 4-hydroxylase subunit alpha-2 isoform X1, whose product MRTFLFFVLWTLLCCSTARAEIFTSISQMTDLIYTEKELVQSLRDYIRAEEDKLAAVKSWAHRLDDLTRVSTSDPEGYLAHPVNAYKLMKRLNTQWSELETLVLQNPSDAFVSNMSVHRQYFPGDEDETGAAKALMRLQDTYRLDSEAFSRGKLPGVQYNALLSVDDCFDMGKTAYNDEDYYHAVLWMQQALKQLDGGEESVVTKADILDYLSYSVYQMGDLARAIELTRRLVAIAPTHQRAGGNLRYFEHLLLKQLNEQNQDYPPAPEEPIQLGTYSRPKDHLPERETYEALCRGEGLQMNDARRSRLFCRYHDGRRNPRLLLKPMKEEDEWDSPHIVRYLEMLSHQEVEKIKELAKPKLARATVRDPKTGVLTTANYRVSKSAWLEEDDDPVIARVNQRIEDITGLELDTAELLQVANYGVGGQYEPHYDFSRRPFDSNLKRDGNRLATFLNYKDEPDAFKRLGTGNRVATFLNYMSDIEAGGATVFPDFGAAIRPKKGTAVFWFNLFRSGEGDYRTRHAACPVLVGSKWVSNKWIHERGQEFRRPCGLTEVD is encoded by the exons ATGAGGACGTTCCTGTTCTTCGTCCTTTGGACGCTGCTCTGCTGCTCGACTGCTCGGGCAGAAATCTTCACCTCCATCA GCCAGATGACCGACCTGATCTACACGGAGAAAGAGCTGGTCCAGTCTCTGAGGGATTACATCAGAGCAGAGGAGGACAAGCTGGCCGCTGTCAAAAG CTGGGCCCACAGACTGGACGATCTGACCCGGGTGTCCACCTCCGACCCGGAGGGCTACCTGGCTCACCCGGTGAACGCCTACAAGCTGATGAAGAGGCTCAACACGCAGTGGTCCGAGCTGGAGACCCTGGTGCTGCAGAACCCCTCTGACG CGTTCGTCTCCAACATGTCGGTGCACAGACAGTACTTCCCGGGTGACGAGGACGAGACGGGTGCAGCCAAGGCGCTGATGCGCCTGCAGGACACGTACCGACTGGATTCCGAGGCCTTCTCCAGAGGAAAGCTGCCAG gtgTGCAGTACAATGCCCTGCTGTCGGTGGACGACTGCTTCGACATGGGGAAGACGGCGTACAACGACGAGGACTACTACCACGCCGTGCTGTGGATGCAGCAGGCCCTGAAGCAGCTGGACGGCGGGGAGGAGTCTGTGGTCACCAAGGCGGACATTTTGGATTACCTCAGCTACTCCGTCTACCAGATGGGAGACCTGGCCCGAGCCATCGAGCTGACGCGGCGGCTGGTGGCCATCG cccCCACCCACCAGAGGGCCGGAGGGAATCTGCGGTACTTTGAGCACCTGCTGCTGAAGCAGCTCAACGAGCAAAACCAGGACTACCCGCCGGCCCCCGAGGAGCCCATCCAGCTGGGGACCTACAGCAGACCCAAAGACCACCTCCCGGAGAGGGAGACCTACGAGGCGctctgcaggggggaggggctccAGATG AACGACGCCAGGCGCAGCCGCCTCTTCTGCCGCTACCACGACGGGCGGAGGAACCCCCGCCTGCTGCTGAAGCccatgaaggaggaggacgagtggGACAGCCCCCACATCGTACGCTACCTGGAGATGCTGTCCCACCAGGAGGTGGAGAAGATCAAGGAGCTGGCTAAACCCAAG CTGGCCAGAGCTACAGTCAGAGACCCCAAAACCGGCGTCCTGACCACCGCCAACTACAGAGTATCAAAAAG CGCGTGGTTGGAAGAAGACGACGACCCGGTCATCGCTCGAGTCAACCAGAGAATAGAAGACATCACAGGCTTGGAATTAGACACTGCAGAGTTACTACAG GTGGCTAATTATGGAGTTGGAGGACAGTACGAGCCACATTACGACTTCTCCAGG CGTCCTTTTGACAGCAATCTCAAGCGTGACGGAAATAGACTCGCAACCTTCCTGAACTAC AAAGATGAGCCCGATGCTTTCAAAAGATTAGGCACTGGAAATCGCGTGGCGACTTTTTTAAACTAC ATGAGTGACATTGAGGCCGGAGGAGCCACCGTGTTCCCCGACTTCGGAGCAGCAATCCGCCCGAAAAag GGGACGGCCGTGTTCTGGTTCAACCTGTTCAGGAGCGGCGAGGGAGACTACCGGACCCGACACGCCGCCTGCCCCGTCTTAGTGGGGAGCAAATGGG TGTCAAACAAGTGGATTCACGAGCGTGGGCAGGAGTTCAGGAGGCCCTGTGGCTTAACAGAAGTGGACTGA